Proteins from a genomic interval of Gossypium hirsutum isolate 1008001.06 chromosome A09, Gossypium_hirsutum_v2.1, whole genome shotgun sequence:
- the LOC107889042 gene encoding protein RETICULATA-RELATED 1, chloroplastic isoform X2: MAELTVQLRIRPDSTGNTISGSLEGEKGNFDDESRVLEIGSGDRQIDDFGGGGDNGGGGSFGGGDGGEGDSEDEREFGPILKFEDVMKEVEARGVELPPDMMEAAKRNGIRKLFLLRYLDLQESVWPLGFLIKYCSMLRNRMLADASFLFKVGTEIVIDSGCATYAEMKKRGKDFWAEFELYFADLLVGIVVDIALVSMLAPYARFGQPSASRGLFGSFQRAASVLPSSVFEAERPGCKFSVKQRIATYFYKGVLYGSVGFGCGIVGQGIANLVMTAKRSIRKSDEDIPIPPLLKSAALWGVFLALSSNTRYQIINGLERLVEASPVAKQVPPVAMAFTVGVRFANNIYGGMQFVDWAKWSGVQ; the protein is encoded by the exons ATGGCGGAGCTAACTGTACAACTACGAATAAG GCCGGATTCTACGGGGAACACTATTAGTGGTTCACTGGAAGGGGAAAAAggtaattttgatgatgaatctaGGGTTTTAGAGATTGGAAGCGGTGATCGACAGATAGATGACTTCGGCGGCGGCGGAGATAATGGAGGCGGTGGTTCATTCGGTGGCGGCGATGGCGGTGAAGGTGACAGTGAAGATGAAAGAGAGTTTGGGCCAATATTGAAGTTTGAGGATGTGATGAAGGAAGTGGAAGCTAGAGGAGTGGAGCTGCCTCCAGACATGATGGAAGCTGCGAAAAGGAATGGAATCCGGAAATTGTTCCTTCTTCGTTACTTGGATTTGCAG GAATCAGTTTGGCCACTTGGCTTTTTAATAAAATACTGCTCTATGCTCCGGAACCGAATGCTAGCTGATGCTTCATTTCTTTTCAAAGTTGGAACCGAG ATAGTAATTGATTCTGGCTGCGCAACATATGCGGAAATGAAGAAAAGGGGAAAGGATTTTTGGGCAGAGTTTGAGTTGTACTTTGCCGATCTTTTGGTCGGTATAGTGGTTGACATTGCTTTGGTTAGTATGTTAGCACCATATGCTCGTTTTGGTCAACCATCCGCATCCAGAGGATTATTTGGTAGCTTCCAGCGTGCTGCTTCTGTTCTTCCTAGCAG TGTTTTTGAAGCTGAAAGACCAGGATGTAAATTCTCAGTGAAACAACGGATTGCAACATATTTTTATAAG GGTGTTTTGTATGGCTCAGTAGGGTTCGGCTGTGGTATTGTTGGCCAAGGCATTGCAAATCTGGTAATGACTGCCAAAAG GAGCATAAGGAAATCAGATGAGGACATTCCTATCCCACCTCTTCTAAAAAGTGCTGCTCTTTGGG GTGTTTTCCTCGCTCTATCTTCCAACACCCGTTATCAAATTATTAATGGATTAGAGCGTCTGGTAGAAGCATCACCAGTGGCGAAGCAGGTTCCACCAGTTGCAATGGCCTTCACGGTAGGTGTGCGGTTTGCCAATAATATATATGGTGGTATGCAATTTGTAGATTGGGCCAAATGGAGTGGAGTGCAATAG
- the LOC107889042 gene encoding protein RETICULATA-RELATED 1, chloroplastic isoform X1 produces the protein MSISSAPSFNVSTFSNGGANCTTTNKVIGTRAFACLKYINSIESRLKLTSPVLVHTLVLTFTNRDLSVRCVRPDSTGNTISGSLEGEKGNFDDESRVLEIGSGDRQIDDFGGGGDNGGGGSFGGGDGGEGDSEDEREFGPILKFEDVMKEVEARGVELPPDMMEAAKRNGIRKLFLLRYLDLQESVWPLGFLIKYCSMLRNRMLADASFLFKVGTEIVIDSGCATYAEMKKRGKDFWAEFELYFADLLVGIVVDIALVSMLAPYARFGQPSASRGLFGSFQRAASVLPSSVFEAERPGCKFSVKQRIATYFYKGVLYGSVGFGCGIVGQGIANLVMTAKRSIRKSDEDIPIPPLLKSAALWGVFLALSSNTRYQIINGLERLVEASPVAKQVPPVAMAFTVGVRFANNIYGGMQFVDWAKWSGVQ, from the exons ATGTCAATTTCATCAGCCCCAAGCTTCAACGTCTCAACTTTCTCCAATGGCGGAGCTAACTGTACAACTACGAATAAGGTGATAGGGACTAGAGCTTTCGCTTGTCTTAAATATATTAATAGCATCGAATCTCGTTTGAAATTAACTTCACCGGTATTAGTTCATACGCTCGTTTTAACTTTCACGAACCGCGACCTTTCGGTTCGCTGCGTTAGGCCGGATTCTACGGGGAACACTATTAGTGGTTCACTGGAAGGGGAAAAAggtaattttgatgatgaatctaGGGTTTTAGAGATTGGAAGCGGTGATCGACAGATAGATGACTTCGGCGGCGGCGGAGATAATGGAGGCGGTGGTTCATTCGGTGGCGGCGATGGCGGTGAAGGTGACAGTGAAGATGAAAGAGAGTTTGGGCCAATATTGAAGTTTGAGGATGTGATGAAGGAAGTGGAAGCTAGAGGAGTGGAGCTGCCTCCAGACATGATGGAAGCTGCGAAAAGGAATGGAATCCGGAAATTGTTCCTTCTTCGTTACTTGGATTTGCAG GAATCAGTTTGGCCACTTGGCTTTTTAATAAAATACTGCTCTATGCTCCGGAACCGAATGCTAGCTGATGCTTCATTTCTTTTCAAAGTTGGAACCGAG ATAGTAATTGATTCTGGCTGCGCAACATATGCGGAAATGAAGAAAAGGGGAAAGGATTTTTGGGCAGAGTTTGAGTTGTACTTTGCCGATCTTTTGGTCGGTATAGTGGTTGACATTGCTTTGGTTAGTATGTTAGCACCATATGCTCGTTTTGGTCAACCATCCGCATCCAGAGGATTATTTGGTAGCTTCCAGCGTGCTGCTTCTGTTCTTCCTAGCAG TGTTTTTGAAGCTGAAAGACCAGGATGTAAATTCTCAGTGAAACAACGGATTGCAACATATTTTTATAAG GGTGTTTTGTATGGCTCAGTAGGGTTCGGCTGTGGTATTGTTGGCCAAGGCATTGCAAATCTGGTAATGACTGCCAAAAG GAGCATAAGGAAATCAGATGAGGACATTCCTATCCCACCTCTTCTAAAAAGTGCTGCTCTTTGGG GTGTTTTCCTCGCTCTATCTTCCAACACCCGTTATCAAATTATTAATGGATTAGAGCGTCTGGTAGAAGCATCACCAGTGGCGAAGCAGGTTCCACCAGTTGCAATGGCCTTCACGGTAGGTGTGCGGTTTGCCAATAATATATATGGTGGTATGCAATTTGTAGATTGGGCCAAATGGAGTGGAGTGCAATAG
- the LOC107889043 gene encoding BTB/POZ domain-containing protein At3g44820, protein MAPAKLSGFCKQGNDWLYNARLPSDITIIVDGVKFHLHKFPLMSKCGKVACMLEEMQSIHDRTFTTKLEEFPGGSDTFLFAAKFCYGIQVEFTARNIITVYCAADYLEMTDEYGEDNLLSKAESFFHKNVLHNWKDCVLALQSCESCMPRAEKLHILQKCLNAVSTMVCTDPSLFGWPMMMYGSLQSPGGSILWNGINTGAKIRSAESDWWFEDISYFSVGLFERLIKTMEARGIRSEYLAGAVMYYARKFLPGLGRWQSRPSSKARTVASFSLIPAAVDQRDLLENIEKLLPKKKGKSFCRFLLGLLRVASILGVNQTCLDSLERRIGMQLELASLDGLLIPSFSNSDTLYDTDCVERIIHHFLSSESGLTLFSPPSLDLLSSPSFEPLRKVARLIDNYLAEVASDVNLKPGKIRSLAEVLPDSSRTLHDGLYRALDIYFKAHPWLSDREKEVLCNIIDYGKLSIDACAHASQNKRLPLRVVLQVLFFEQLHLRAALAGCLNVLEAESAPTGQGIAPTEIAGNVTATGETSQRIVQRDGWVTIVRENQVLKVDMERMRSRVGELEDKVSKIKLEMKKVKKSRNSLSSPCIVAGKFGCKPLSKSSDSQTDVVGSTGLTPRPSFEQPHSSRHSGHRKSLSLFRDLTLGS, encoded by the exons ATGGCACCTGCCAAGCTTTCTGGGTTTTGTAAACAAGGAAATGACTG GCTTTATAACGCAAGGCTGCCAAGTGATATAACCATTATTGTGGATGGTGTAAAATTTCATCTTCATAAG TTTCCTCTCATGTCGAAATGTGGAAAGGTTGCTTGCATGTTGGAAGAAATGCAAAGTATCCATGATAGGACTTTTACCACAAAGCTTGAAGAATTCCCTGGTGGCTCCGACACTTTCTTGTTTGCAGCAAAATTCTGCTATGGAATTCAGGTGGAATTTACAGCTAGAAATATAATAACAGTGTACTGTGCAGCGGACTACCTTGAGATGACAGATGAGTATGGGGAAGATAATTTACTTTCTAAGGCGGAAAGTTTCTTCCACAAAAATGTACTTCACAACTGGAAGGATTGTGTATTGGCTTTGCAAAGTTGCGAATCATGCATGCCAAGGGCGGAAAAGCTCCACATATTACAGAAATGTCTGAATGCTGTATCTACGATGGTTTGTACAGATCCGAGTTTGTTTGGTTGGCCCATGATGATGTATGGTAGCCTCCAGAGCCCCGGTGGAAGCATTCTATGGAATGGAATAAACACTGGGGCAAAAATCCGAAGCGCAGAATCTGACTGGTGGTTCGAAGACATCTCTTATTTCAGTGTAGGTTTGTTTGAAAGACTTATCAAAACAATGGAAGCAAGGGGTATTAGATCTGAATATCTAGCTGGTGCTGTAATGTACTATGCCAGAAAGTTTCTACCAGGTCTGGGCCGATGGCAGAGTAGACCGAGTAGCAAAGCCAGGACAGTCGCGAGTTTTAGCTTGATTCCTGCTGCTGTTGATCAAAGGGATTTACTGGAAAACATCGAAAAGCTTCTCCCAAAAAAGAAGGGCAAGTCATTCTGCCGTTTTTTACTTGGACTTCTTCGTGTTGCATCAATATTAGGTGTCAATCAGACATGCCTGGATTCTTTGGAGAGGAGAATAGGAATGCAACTCGAACTGGCTAGCCTTGATGGTCTTTTGATTCCTTCTTTCTCGAATTCGGATACTCTATATGATACTGATTGTGTTGAACGGATCATCCATCATTTTTTGTCATCCGAATCAGGGTTAACATTATTTTCCCCACCATCACTAGACCTCTTATCCTCACCATCATTTGAGCCCTTAAGAAAAGTTGCTAGATTAATTGATAATTATCTAGCCGAAGTTGCTTCTGATGTAAATTTGAAACCAGGAAAGATACGTTCCCTCGCAGAGGTCCTTCCAGACTCTTCTAGAACTTTGCACGATGGGCTTTACAGAGCACTTGACATCTATTTCAAG GCACACCCTTGGCTTTCTGATAGAGAGAAGGAAGTCCTTTGCAACATCATCGACTATGGGAAACTCTCCATCGATGCCTGTGCCCATGCTTCCCAAAACAAAAGATTGCCACTCAGAGTTGTTCTCCAAGTCTTGTTCTTCGAGCAATTGCATTTAAGAGCAGCTTTAGCTGGTTGTCTCAATGTCTTGGAAGCTGAAAGTGCTCCTACGGGTCAGGGGATTGCCCCAACAGAGATAGCTGGTAATGTGACTGCCACTGGTGAAACCAGCCAGCGGATTGTTCAAAGAGATGGATGGGTGACAATTGTACGTGAAAATCAAGTTTTAAAAGTGGATATGGAAAGGATGAGGTCTAGAGTTGGAGAACTTGAAGACAAAGTCAGTAAAAtaaagctagaaatgaaaaaagtgaaaaaatcaCGTAACTCACTCAGTTCCCCCTGTATAGTTGCTGGGAAATTCGGATGCAAGCCTCTTTCAAAATCCTCAGATTCTCAAACGGATGTTGTTGGCAGCACAGGACTAACTCCAAGACCATCATTCGAGCAACCACATTCTTCCCGTCATTCCGGGCATCGAAAAAGTTTATCCTTGTTCCGAGATTTAACACTTGGAAGCTAA